One segment of Natronosalvus halobius DNA contains the following:
- a CDS encoding sulfatase-like hydrolase/transferase: MTDSPSNPNVLFVLTDQERYDCTTPDGPPVETPTFDRLSSEGVRFTHAVTPISICTSARASLLTGLFPHAHGMLNNSHEADAIQPNLSPELPTFSELLAQSGYDLTYTGKWHVGRDQTPEDFGFEYLGGSDVHHDDIDDAYQEYRERRGTPIEETDLQDEIHTAGGSESGTLVAAKTPVDVEDTRAYFLAERTIEALEAHADGRDESAGDDRSPFFHRADFYGPHHPYVVPEPYASMYDPEDLEPWDTYAETYAGKPAVHEQFLRYRGVQDFGWDTWAEAVAKYFGFVTLIDHQMGRILEALEELGLAEETVVVHASDHGDFTGSHRQFNKGPLMYDETYHIPLQIRWSGVTDPGTTRDEPVHLHDLAATFLEIGGLEVPESFHSRSLVPLLAGENPAWPDSTFSQYHGEEFGLYTQRMVRTRGHKFVYNGPDRNELYDLEADPAELQNLVDHPAYADVRDAMADRLVDWMERTEDPNRKWVPDTFRW, translated from the coding sequence ATGACCGACTCGCCCTCGAACCCGAACGTCCTGTTCGTCCTCACCGACCAGGAACGGTACGACTGTACGACACCCGACGGCCCGCCGGTCGAGACGCCAACGTTCGACCGCCTCTCGAGTGAGGGCGTCCGGTTCACCCACGCCGTAACGCCGATCAGCATCTGCACGAGCGCCCGCGCGTCTCTGCTGACGGGGCTGTTTCCCCACGCCCACGGCATGCTCAACAACTCCCACGAGGCGGACGCGATCCAGCCGAACCTCTCGCCCGAGTTGCCGACCTTCTCGGAGCTGCTCGCCCAGAGCGGATACGACCTGACCTACACCGGCAAGTGGCACGTCGGACGCGACCAGACGCCCGAGGACTTCGGCTTCGAGTACCTGGGTGGCAGCGACGTCCACCACGACGACATCGACGATGCGTACCAGGAGTACCGCGAGCGCCGCGGCACCCCCATCGAGGAGACCGACCTCCAGGACGAGATTCACACCGCGGGTGGGTCCGAATCCGGCACTCTCGTCGCGGCGAAGACGCCAGTCGACGTCGAGGACACGCGGGCGTACTTCCTCGCCGAGCGGACGATCGAGGCGCTCGAGGCGCACGCCGACGGCCGAGATGAGTCCGCAGGTGACGACAGGTCTCCGTTCTTCCACCGCGCCGACTTCTACGGCCCACACCACCCCTACGTCGTCCCCGAACCCTACGCCTCGATGTACGACCCCGAGGACCTCGAACCCTGGGACACCTACGCCGAGACCTACGCGGGCAAACCGGCGGTCCACGAACAGTTTCTGCGCTATCGGGGCGTCCAGGACTTCGGCTGGGACACCTGGGCCGAGGCCGTCGCGAAGTACTTCGGCTTCGTGACGCTCATCGACCACCAGATGGGACGGATCCTCGAGGCGCTCGAGGAACTCGGCCTCGCCGAGGAGACGGTCGTGGTCCACGCCTCCGACCACGGCGACTTCACGGGCTCACACCGTCAGTTCAACAAGGGGCCGCTGATGTACGACGAGACCTACCACATTCCGCTGCAGATTCGCTGGTCGGGCGTCACCGACCCCGGTACGACTCGCGACGAGCCGGTTCACCTCCACGACCTGGCGGCGACGTTTCTCGAGATTGGCGGCCTCGAGGTACCTGAATCGTTCCACTCCCGGAGTCTCGTCCCGTTGCTCGCGGGCGAGAACCCGGCGTGGCCCGACTCGACGTTCTCCCAGTACCACGGCGAGGAGTTCGGCCTCTACACCCAGCGGATGGTCCGCACGCGCGGGCACAAGTTCGTCTACAACGGCCCCGATCGGAACGAACTGTACGATCTCGAGGCCGACCCCGCCGAACTGCAGAACCTCGTGGACCACCCGGCCTACGCCGACGTCCGGGACGCGATGGCCGATCGACTCGTGGACTGGATGGAGCGCACCGAGGATCCAAACCGCAAATGGGTGCCGGATACGTTTCGCTGGTAA